In Fundulus heteroclitus isolate FHET01 chromosome 16, MU-UCD_Fhet_4.1, whole genome shotgun sequence, a single genomic region encodes these proteins:
- the LOC105932796 gene encoding ectonucleotide pyrophosphatase/phosphodiesterase family member 7: MLRAASLCVLWASFVLGVPVTKERQKVLLVSFDGFRWDYDRDVDTPNLDQMAKDGVKAQYVTPPYLTITSPTHFTLLTGRYIENHGVIHNMWFNTTTSEKKTYYSTQFVNEWWDNGTLPIWITAQKQGLKAGSLHFPGTASSYQGQVAMMREVEPFLYDYKNETKWHVNTDKVMGWFRDQDLDFVSLYFGEPDGTGHKYGPDSPERREMVKQVDRTVGYIRDSAERHGLTKRLNLIITADHGMTTVFRGPQVEQITLSKIPGFRFSDVSFQLLDYGPSGMLLPKPGKLETVYKALKGAHPHLHVYKKEEMPEHLRFSKNDRILPIVLWTDPGYVLNGIFPVQFNKGEHGFDNQEMDMKAFFRAVGPAFHRNLVVGPFETVNIYPLMCHLLGIEPELNDGHLSATQHMLVASHRADGGNVNYWKNGFIGLSAVAGFLLLVFIVTISHSFFKRKQKNQRSEGLPENETKQTPL, from the exons ATGCTCCGGGCTGCAAGTCTCTGCGTCCTCTGGGCCTCTTTTGTCCTCGGAGTCCCGGTGACTAAAGAGAGACAGAAGGTGCTGCTCGTGTCCTTCGACGGGTTCCGGTGGGACTACGACCGTGATGTGGACACGCCGAACCTGGACCAGATGGCCAAGGATGGAGTCAAGGCCCAATATGTCACCCCTCCCTACCTCACCATCACCAGTCCCACACACTTCACCCTCCTCACAG GCCGCTACATTGAGAACCACGGGGTGATCCACAACATGTGGTTCAACACCACCACCTCGGAGAAGAAGACCTACTATTCGACTCAGTTTGTGAACGAGTGGTGGGACAACGGCACGCTGCCGATCTGGATCACAGCGCAGAAACAG GGTCTGAAAGCTGGCTCCCTTCACTTCCCCGGCACGGCTTCCAGTTACCAGGGACAGGTCGCCATGATGCGCGAAGTGGAGCCCTTCCTTTACGACTACAAGAATGAGACCAAGTGGCACGTGAACACGGACAAGGTGATGGGCTGGTTCAGAGATCAGGACCTGGACTTTGTGTCTTTGTACTTCGGCGAACCAGACGGCACGGGCCACAAATACGGGCCCGACTCGCCAGAACGCAGAGAGATGGTGAAGCAAGTGGACAGGACGGTGGGCTACATCCGAGACTCGGCTGAAAGGCACGGCCTGACCAAACGACTGAACCTCATCATCACGGCCGACCACGGCATGACCACCGTCTTCCGTGGTCCTCAGGTGGAACAAATCACCCTGTCGAAGATCCCGGGCTTTCGCTTCAGCGATGTGtccttccagctgctggactacGGACCGTCTGGGATGCTGCTGCCCAAGCCCGGAAAGCTGGAGACGGTCTACAAGGCCCTGAAGGGGGCTCACCCACACCTGCATGTGTACAAGAAGGAGGAGATGCCTGAGCACCTTCGCTTCTCAAAGAATGACCGCATCCTGCCCATCGTTTTATGGACGGACCCTGGATACGTCCTCAATGGG ATTTTCCCCGTTCAGTTCAACAAAGGAGAGCACGGCTTTGACAACCAGGAGATGGACATGAAGGCCTTCTTCAGGGCCGTGGGTCCGGCTTTCCACAGGAACCTGGTGGTGGGGCCCTTTGAGACGGTGAACATCTACCCGCTGATGTGTCACCTGCTGGGCATTGAGCCCGAGCTCAACGACGGCCACCTGAGCGCCACACAGCACATGCTGGTGGCGAGCCATCGAGCGGACG GTGGAAATGTGAATTACTGGAAAAACGGCTTCATTGGATTGTCCGCAGTAGCTGGATTTCTGCTCTTGGTTTTCATAGTTACAATATCACACAGcttcttcaaaagaaaacaaaagaatcaAAG ATCGGAGGGTTTGCCAgaaaatgagacaaaacaaactcCCCTTTGA